In Effusibacillus lacus, the following are encoded in one genomic region:
- a CDS encoding TetR/AcrR family transcriptional regulator, translating into MSPRKAVEQELTREMIMDTARKLFLENGYQHVSMRQISKELGYSHGAIYYHFKNKADLFYALVRQDFILLDEALEQILNKPLDPHSKLREVLLGFIKFGLTKQSHYEIMFLIKDEEVRTYVQQEPNLIYEKFAKAVYALCNQQVTLTEIWSVFLSLHGLVSHYCRSGQTFEDVRTLAESHVDFILRSLVRK; encoded by the coding sequence ATGTCTCCAAGAAAAGCAGTAGAGCAGGAACTTACACGCGAAATGATTATGGACACGGCACGAAAGTTGTTCTTGGAGAACGGGTATCAGCATGTATCCATGCGCCAGATTTCAAAGGAATTGGGCTATAGTCACGGAGCGATCTATTATCACTTTAAGAACAAGGCCGATTTGTTCTATGCCCTGGTTAGGCAAGACTTCATTCTACTTGACGAGGCTCTTGAACAGATTCTGAACAAACCATTAGATCCACACAGTAAACTCAGGGAGGTGCTGTTGGGATTTATCAAGTTTGGCCTGACGAAACAAAGTCATTATGAAATCATGTTTCTGATCAAAGATGAAGAAGTGAGAACCTATGTGCAACAAGAGCCGAATCTAATCTATGAAAAATTCGCCAAGGCAGTCTACGCACTCTGCAATCAGCAAGTAACCCTGACAGAGATTTGGTCGGTCTTTCTCTCCCTGCATGGACTTGTGTCGCATTATTGCAGAAGCGGCCAAACATTTGAGGACGTTCGAACACTGGCAGAATCACATGTGGACTTTATTTTGCGATCCTTAGTAAGGAAGTAA
- a CDS encoding serine/threonine protein kinase has protein sequence MIRFLKGSWTRLRDNLWFREGLVVRGRYKILRKLGMGSYGVTYLCDDLQTGLPCVLKRVSPQRGGRRKAETIYTRETGILQRLQHPAIPKLYECFSYRRFLCYTMEYFEGKSLEHLLFQDHAAFPEKEALALVANLLPTVEYIHSVGFVHRDISIANVILKGDAVKLIDFGLARDLKDAQTEDGEADDVEADDPSLKRIRRKLHVTSDFYSIGHLLLFLLYSTYPEDAAPESDTEHSWEEELSLHPLTSRLLRRLLLAEQPYSHVREVAEDVQSAICSL, from the coding sequence TTGATAAGATTCCTGAAAGGATCCTGGACACGCTTGCGGGACAATCTTTGGTTCCGGGAAGGCTTGGTAGTTCGGGGCAGGTACAAAATTTTACGAAAGCTCGGCATGGGCAGTTACGGAGTCACTTATCTGTGCGACGATCTCCAAACCGGCCTCCCCTGTGTACTAAAGCGGGTGAGTCCGCAGAGAGGCGGACGCCGCAAGGCTGAAACCATATATACCCGGGAAACCGGCATCTTGCAGCGACTGCAGCATCCTGCCATACCGAAGCTGTACGAGTGTTTCAGCTACCGAAGATTTCTGTGTTATACCATGGAGTACTTCGAAGGGAAGAGCCTGGAACACCTTCTGTTTCAAGATCATGCCGCCTTCCCCGAAAAAGAAGCGCTTGCCCTTGTGGCAAACCTGCTTCCCACAGTGGAGTATATCCATTCCGTTGGCTTCGTTCACAGGGATATCAGCATCGCCAACGTGATTCTTAAGGGAGATGCAGTCAAATTGATCGACTTTGGCCTTGCAAGGGACTTGAAAGATGCCCAAACGGAAGATGGCGAAGCGGATGACGTGGAGGCAGATGACCCCTCGCTCAAGAGAATTCGCAGAAAGCTTCACGTAACAAGTGATTTTTACTCAATTGGACACCTGCTGCTGTTTCTGCTTTACAGTACGTACCCTGAAGATGCAGCTCCCGAGTCCGATACGGAACATAGCTGGGAGGAGGAGCTATCCCTTCACCCGCTGACAAGCAGACTGCTCCGCCGATTACTGTTGGCGGAGCAGCCTTACAGCCATGTCCGGGAAGTGGCGGAAGACGTACAATCCGCCATTTGCAGCTTATAG
- a CDS encoding Fic family protein, giving the protein MRRVPFEPMLLPLGEDVIDQLTFINELINANKSVAQYQIMLRNAKVSPKLLLNPIMLNEAVQSTKIEGTQVTLDEVLEVEAQSRKNNKDVQEVMNYFHALNQGMETLRMLPISTRLFKLLHKTLMSNAVRGSNRSPGEYRKSQNFIGPAGCTIETATYIPPEPQLVDKYMDNLEKYINNPKDNLNELVRIAIIHAQFETIHPFLDGNGRIGRILIPIYLYYKEVIDYPNFFLSETLEKDKHKYYRYLNDTRYKSDWNQWIKFFLESVDIQARKNIKLIEEFNNLYEHDLAIAQRLVNSSSIKTLVDAMFQRPVFTVKTMTIATGLSDATCRRYLATLEENRLIFSNNKQRSKTFYYYNLLDKLR; this is encoded by the coding sequence ATGCGAAGGGTTCCTTTTGAACCAATGTTATTGCCTCTAGGAGAAGACGTAATTGACCAGTTAACATTTATCAATGAACTGATCAACGCAAATAAAAGTGTTGCTCAATACCAGATCATGCTTAGGAATGCAAAAGTTTCCCCCAAGCTTCTTTTGAATCCCATCATGCTGAATGAAGCAGTTCAGTCAACCAAGATTGAAGGCACGCAAGTCACGTTGGATGAAGTTCTGGAAGTCGAGGCACAAAGCCGCAAAAATAATAAAGATGTTCAAGAGGTAATGAATTACTTCCACGCCTTAAATCAAGGGATGGAAACGCTTAGAATGTTGCCCATTTCTACAAGGCTCTTTAAATTGCTGCACAAAACCCTTATGTCAAATGCAGTTCGGGGAAGTAACCGTTCTCCCGGTGAATATCGTAAAAGTCAAAACTTCATAGGTCCCGCAGGATGTACAATTGAAACTGCAACATACATCCCTCCGGAACCTCAGCTGGTTGATAAATACATGGATAACCTGGAGAAGTATATCAATAATCCCAAAGATAATCTAAATGAGCTGGTCCGCATCGCCATCATTCATGCGCAATTTGAAACCATTCACCCATTTCTTGATGGCAACGGAAGAATTGGACGCATATTGATCCCCATTTACTTATATTATAAAGAGGTTATCGATTACCCCAACTTCTTCTTAAGCGAAACTTTGGAAAAGGACAAACATAAATACTACCGTTATTTGAATGACACCCGATATAAAAGTGACTGGAACCAGTGGATAAAATTCTTTCTCGAATCAGTGGATATCCAAGCCAGAAAAAACATCAAGCTCATTGAAGAGTTTAACAATTTATACGAACATGATCTGGCTATTGCGCAACGACTGGTTAACAGCAGCAGCATAAAAACATTAGTCGATGCCATGTTCCAGCGTCCTGTTTTCACCGTAAAGACCATGACGATAGCCACAGGTTTATCCGATGCCACTTGCAGAAGATATCTGGCAACACTTGAAGAGAATCGTTTGATTTTCTCCAATAACAAGCAAAGATCCAAAACATTCTATTATTATAATTTGCTGGATAAATTACGGTAA
- a CDS encoding SDR family NAD(P)-dependent oxidoreductase, with product MNKALVLGASGGMGYSIVKELAQRGIDVVAFARGKEKLAKLFANEKKVMISPGDAFSLESLKEAAADVDVIFHAMNIPYPEWEKKLPVLMGNILESARHANAKLVLVDNIYAYGRSTGALVTEKSPKNPHTKKGKIRLQLETMAKQSNLPVLIAHFPDFYGPNADNTLLNYTFERVIKNKKSMFVGDRKIPREYIFTPDGAKALVELALMDSAYGQNWNIPGSGVITGDEIVAILREHTGYNKNVGTVTKGMVQFMGLFNKMMREVVEMVYLTEEPVVLDGGKLEQEIKSIPRTPYKEGIKQTIEHMLYNLDQSDSVPQREM from the coding sequence ATGAACAAAGCGTTAGTTTTAGGGGCATCCGGCGGAATGGGATATTCAATTGTAAAGGAGTTGGCTCAAAGAGGAATTGATGTAGTTGCATTTGCCCGCGGAAAAGAAAAGCTCGCCAAGCTTTTTGCGAATGAGAAGAAGGTCATGATTAGTCCCGGAGATGCATTCAGTTTGGAGAGTTTGAAAGAAGCGGCAGCGGATGTGGACGTCATCTTCCATGCGATGAACATTCCCTATCCGGAATGGGAGAAGAAATTGCCTGTGTTAATGGGCAATATCTTGGAATCGGCAAGACACGCTAATGCAAAGCTTGTTTTGGTGGACAACATATACGCCTATGGAAGAAGCACTGGTGCTTTGGTTACGGAGAAATCCCCTAAAAACCCCCATACAAAAAAGGGGAAAATCCGTTTGCAACTGGAGACTATGGCCAAGCAATCAAATCTGCCTGTCCTTATTGCGCACTTTCCCGATTTTTACGGACCCAATGCGGATAATACCTTACTGAACTATACTTTCGAGAGAGTAATAAAAAACAAAAAATCCATGTTTGTGGGGGATCGCAAGATACCCAGAGAGTACATATTTACGCCTGATGGAGCAAAAGCCTTGGTAGAATTGGCGCTCATGGATTCGGCATACGGACAGAACTGGAACATACCCGGCAGCGGTGTAATTACAGGGGATGAAATCGTAGCGATCTTGCGGGAACATACGGGGTACAACAAAAATGTGGGAACGGTCACAAAGGGTATGGTACAGTTCATGGGGCTGTTTAATAAGATGATGCGGGAAGTCGTTGAAATGGTGTATTTGACGGAAGAGCCTGTCGTTCTGGACGGCGGGAAGCTTGAACAGGAAATTAAGAGTATACCGAGAACCCCTTATAAAGAAGGCATAAAACAAACAATTGAGCATATGCTTTACAATCTTGACCAATCCGATTCTGTTCCTCAACGAGAAATGTGA
- a CDS encoding U32 family peptidase gives MKRIARDTIELLAPAGNWDCLRAAVANGADAVFFGVDKYNARVRAENFRVEELPDIMAYLHKYNVRGYVTFNILIFENELEEARQLVEACIDAGVDALIVQDAGLLQMIREISPDFPIHISTQMTVTSPEAVEFLQPYDVEVVVLGRENNLKQIKTIADHTETPLEVFVHGALCVSYSGQCLTSEMWGGRSANRGECAQACRLPYDLIVDGKKKEMANISYLLSPKDLAALDLVGELIEAGVSSFKIEGRLKSPEYVANVVSKYRKAIDEYLAGRDYIPSKEEIRELQQSFSRGFTHGFLKGTNNKQLLDGTFPKSRGVYLGTVLKVLKDGVLCQLEAPVKRGDGIVFDAGRPEEKEEGGRVYDLRKKGVKVEGEVQGGFIEIVPGRRDVDLTKVRVGDRIWKTSDPELERRLRLTFETEQAYRLFPIAVAVSGKMGEPLVSTWYDLATGHSVTVQSRDLLEAAVKRPLTLEYLTEQLGRLGGTIFELAEVRSELDGNVILPVKELNRMRRIAVDQLLALRQAPPRYQKHQVEVKAAKKERQDQRQAPAQLIALCRSMDQIHAACETDADYIYADFEFTTDYPYAVQVAREYGKPIALATPRIHMPGENGILKGILQSEPDAVLVRSLGALQYYTQQELPRLLVGDFSLNIANHKAVELFLARGLDRVTPSYDLNIQQMMDLLEVSPTEKVEIVIHQHLPMFHTEHCVFCTFLSEGTDFTNCGRPCESHRVSLQDRIGMLHPVRVDIGCRNTVYNAIEQSGAEYLSDFLKAGIRSFRVEFLEEDGEQVREVLRLYREVLQGQRSGTSVWKTLKATNQLGVTRGQLLKK, from the coding sequence GTGAAACGAATTGCCAGAGACACCATAGAATTGTTAGCCCCGGCCGGGAATTGGGACTGTTTGCGCGCGGCTGTTGCCAACGGGGCCGATGCCGTATTCTTCGGAGTGGACAAATATAACGCCCGTGTCCGGGCTGAGAACTTCCGAGTGGAAGAACTGCCTGACATTATGGCGTATTTGCATAAGTACAACGTCAGAGGATACGTGACCTTCAATATCCTGATCTTTGAAAACGAACTGGAAGAAGCCCGGCAACTGGTGGAGGCTTGTATCGATGCGGGTGTGGATGCCCTGATTGTTCAGGATGCGGGGCTCCTGCAGATGATCCGGGAGATTTCCCCGGATTTCCCCATCCACATTTCGACCCAGATGACAGTAACCTCCCCGGAAGCGGTGGAGTTCCTGCAGCCCTATGATGTGGAAGTTGTCGTGCTCGGAAGGGAGAACAATCTCAAACAGATCAAAACCATCGCCGACCATACGGAAACACCCCTGGAAGTGTTTGTTCACGGGGCGCTGTGCGTATCCTATTCAGGACAATGCCTGACCTCGGAGATGTGGGGAGGACGTTCAGCGAATCGCGGTGAGTGTGCTCAAGCCTGTCGTCTGCCCTATGATCTGATTGTGGATGGCAAGAAGAAGGAAATGGCCAACATTTCCTATCTGCTGTCCCCGAAAGACCTGGCGGCATTGGACCTGGTGGGGGAGCTGATCGAAGCGGGGGTTTCTTCGTTCAAGATCGAAGGGCGCCTGAAGTCCCCGGAATATGTAGCGAATGTGGTCAGCAAATATCGGAAAGCGATTGACGAGTACCTGGCCGGCAGAGACTATATCCCAAGCAAGGAAGAGATACGGGAACTGCAGCAGAGCTTCAGCCGCGGATTCACCCACGGTTTCCTGAAGGGAACCAATAACAAGCAGCTGCTGGACGGCACTTTCCCGAAAAGTCGGGGCGTATACCTCGGCACAGTTTTAAAGGTGCTGAAGGACGGAGTCCTGTGTCAACTGGAAGCGCCGGTAAAGCGCGGGGACGGGATCGTATTCGATGCGGGGCGTCCGGAAGAGAAGGAAGAAGGCGGACGTGTCTATGACCTGCGAAAAAAAGGAGTCAAGGTGGAAGGTGAAGTTCAGGGCGGGTTCATCGAAATCGTGCCCGGACGACGGGATGTGGATCTGACGAAAGTCCGTGTGGGAGACCGCATTTGGAAGACCAGCGACCCGGAATTGGAGCGCCGTTTGCGTTTGACGTTTGAAACGGAGCAGGCATACCGCTTGTTCCCGATTGCAGTGGCTGTCAGCGGAAAAATGGGAGAGCCGCTTGTATCAACCTGGTACGATCTTGCAACCGGTCATTCTGTGACCGTACAATCCCGGGACTTGTTGGAAGCAGCGGTGAAGCGACCGTTAACGTTGGAATACTTGACGGAGCAGCTGGGGCGTCTGGGGGGTACGATCTTCGAGCTGGCCGAGGTTCGGTCGGAACTGGACGGAAACGTGATCCTGCCGGTGAAAGAGTTGAATCGGATGCGGCGTATTGCGGTGGATCAGCTGCTGGCTTTGCGTCAGGCACCGCCTCGTTATCAAAAGCACCAGGTGGAAGTGAAGGCGGCGAAGAAAGAGAGACAGGATCAGCGGCAAGCACCCGCCCAGCTGATTGCCCTGTGCCGCTCCATGGATCAGATTCATGCTGCGTGCGAAACGGATGCAGATTACATCTATGCAGATTTTGAATTTACCACCGATTATCCGTACGCGGTACAAGTGGCACGGGAATACGGAAAACCGATTGCGCTGGCGACTCCCCGCATTCATATGCCGGGTGAGAACGGCATTCTGAAAGGGATATTGCAATCGGAACCGGATGCGGTGCTTGTACGAAGCCTTGGGGCACTCCAATACTATACGCAGCAGGAACTTCCAAGACTGCTGGTGGGCGATTTTTCCCTGAATATAGCGAATCATAAAGCGGTAGAGTTGTTCCTGGCCCGGGGACTTGATCGGGTAACACCTTCTTATGACCTGAACATCCAGCAAATGATGGATTTGTTGGAAGTCTCTCCGACTGAGAAGGTGGAGATCGTTATCCACCAACATCTCCCCATGTTCCATACCGAACACTGTGTGTTCTGCACCTTCTTGAGTGAGGGGACCGACTTTACCAACTGTGGACGCCCGTGTGAGAGCCATCGGGTTTCCCTGCAGGACCGCATTGGGATGCTTCATCCGGTCCGGGTGGACATTGGTTGCCGCAATACCGTTTATAATGCAATTGAACAATCGGGTGCCGAGTATCTGTCTGACTTCCTGAAAGCGGGAATACGCTCGTTCCGCGTTGAGTTTCTGGAAGAGGACGGGGAGCAGGTCCGGGAAGTGCTGCGGTTGTACCGGGAGGTTCTTCAAGGTCAACGCAGCGGCACCAGCGTGTGGAAGACCCTGAAAGCGACCAATCAGCTGGGGGTCACACGGGGGCAACTTTTGAAAAAGTAA
- the helD gene encoding RNA polymerase recycling motor HelD: MGTVEHDWQEEQQRVDRMVDEIDKQIASLQQHVGSMKADIAKIRKNFWEDVTVNFDDAHEAAETYASIKQQAEVLSERERSHRHAENQLKTLFRLKHSPYFGRIDFKENGEKESEKIYLGIASLLDENEEHFLIYDWRAPVASLYYDYPPGPAEYETPGGTITGTLELKRQYMIRDGYIRSMFDTGVTIGDELLKEVLGKHSSTQMRNIVATIQKEQNRIIRNERSRLLIVQGAAGSGKTSAALQRVAYLLYRYRETLQADQIVLISPNPMFNSYVSTVLPELGEENMQQTTFYEYLEQRLAKTFRLETPFTQLEYVLTALHEPGYAARLEGIRFKGSTDFLQVMDLYIENLGREGISFLDVQFKGEVLISAQRIAEQFYSLDASLRIPNRVELLAKWLLAELEEKARLERKKPWVEDEIQLLDQEDFQRVYQELRRRKRFSGDTFNDFALEQKLLSEMIVNRHFKPLRETVKRLRFINMPAIYRQLFTLPNLHFIPHIKDLLPAEWLNICEQTLERLDRSELAYEDATPYLYLKERIEGFRTHTSVRHVFIDEAQDYSPFQFAFLKRLFPHSKMTILGDLNQAIFAHAVNSDFEQLSSIYGDIQTEKIVLTRSYRSTRQIVEFTRGIIEGGDRIEPFNRGGRYPTVTQAADTTELAAKIKERIRSLQSEGHSTIAVIAKTASECQEAYEALQGEMPLRLITKETISFEPGILIIPSYLAKGVEFDAVIIYNASQTQYGRESERKIFYTACTRAMHELHVYSVGEMSRFLRGLSPDTYIKES; this comes from the coding sequence ATGGGTACAGTTGAGCATGATTGGCAGGAAGAGCAACAGCGGGTCGACCGAATGGTAGACGAAATTGATAAGCAGATCGCCTCCCTGCAACAACATGTCGGCAGTATGAAAGCGGATATCGCGAAGATCCGCAAAAACTTCTGGGAGGATGTTACCGTCAATTTTGACGATGCACATGAAGCGGCGGAAACGTACGCAAGCATCAAACAACAGGCGGAAGTTTTATCAGAGCGGGAACGCAGCCATCGACATGCCGAGAACCAGTTGAAAACACTGTTCCGGCTCAAACATTCCCCGTATTTCGGTCGAATTGACTTCAAGGAAAACGGTGAGAAGGAATCCGAGAAAATCTACCTTGGTATCGCTTCCCTGCTCGATGAAAACGAAGAGCACTTTCTGATCTATGATTGGCGTGCGCCAGTGGCCAGTCTGTATTATGACTACCCGCCCGGACCGGCGGAATACGAAACCCCCGGCGGCACCATCACCGGTACACTGGAATTGAAAAGACAATATATGATCCGCGACGGATACATCCGCAGCATGTTTGACACAGGTGTTACGATTGGCGACGAACTTCTTAAAGAAGTGCTCGGCAAACATTCCAGTACACAAATGAGGAATATTGTCGCCACCATTCAAAAGGAACAGAACCGCATCATCCGAAACGAACGAAGCCGCCTGCTTATCGTGCAAGGAGCGGCTGGCAGCGGCAAAACTTCGGCCGCCCTGCAACGTGTCGCCTATTTGTTGTACCGCTACCGGGAAACGCTGCAAGCGGATCAGATTGTGCTGATATCTCCCAACCCGATGTTTAACAGCTATGTCTCCACCGTCCTCCCTGAGTTGGGCGAGGAGAACATGCAACAGACGACGTTTTACGAATATCTGGAGCAGCGGCTTGCCAAAACATTCCGGCTCGAAACTCCCTTCACCCAGTTGGAATATGTGCTCACCGCTTTGCACGAACCAGGTTATGCAGCACGCCTGGAAGGCATACGGTTTAAGGGTTCCACTGATTTTTTGCAGGTAATGGATCTTTACATTGAAAACCTTGGACGGGAAGGCATTAGTTTCCTTGATGTGCAGTTTAAAGGGGAGGTGCTCATTTCCGCCCAACGCATCGCAGAACAGTTCTACTCCCTTGATGCTTCCCTGCGAATTCCCAACCGAGTGGAACTGCTGGCCAAATGGTTGCTTGCGGAGTTGGAAGAGAAAGCGCGCTTGGAGCGAAAGAAACCGTGGGTGGAAGACGAAATCCAGCTCCTTGATCAAGAAGACTTCCAGAGGGTTTATCAGGAACTGAGAAGAAGAAAACGATTCAGCGGAGATACTTTCAACGACTTTGCTCTTGAACAAAAGCTGCTCTCCGAAATGATTGTGAACCGGCACTTCAAACCACTGCGGGAGACTGTGAAACGGCTTCGGTTTATCAATATGCCTGCCATCTATCGGCAATTGTTCACCCTTCCGAATCTTCACTTCATCCCTCACATCAAAGATCTATTGCCTGCGGAATGGTTGAACATCTGTGAGCAGACGTTGGAACGATTGGATCGCTCCGAACTGGCCTATGAAGATGCAACGCCGTACTTGTACCTGAAGGAGCGGATCGAAGGATTCCGGACCCACACATCTGTAAGACATGTCTTTATTGATGAGGCCCAGGATTATTCCCCTTTTCAATTCGCCTTCCTAAAACGGCTGTTTCCACACAGCAAAATGACAATACTCGGCGACCTGAACCAGGCCATATTCGCCCATGCCGTTAACTCCGACTTTGAACAACTCTCCTCAATCTACGGGGATATACAGACGGAGAAAATTGTTCTGACGCGAAGCTACCGTTCTACGCGGCAGATCGTTGAATTTACACGCGGGATAATCGAGGGAGGAGACAGAATCGAGCCATTTAACCGGGGTGGCAGGTACCCGACCGTGACACAAGCAGCAGACACGACAGAACTTGCCGCCAAGATCAAAGAACGCATCCGGTCTCTACAAAGCGAAGGCCATAGCACGATAGCGGTAATTGCCAAAACCGCCTCTGAGTGCCAGGAAGCTTACGAAGCGCTGCAGGGAGAGATGCCGCTTCGCCTGATCACGAAAGAAACGATCTCCTTTGAACCCGGCATACTGATTATACCCTCCTATCTCGCCAAAGGCGTGGAATTTGACGCAGTGATTATCTACAACGCATCTCAAACACAGTACGGAAGAGAGAGTGAACGGAAGATTTTCTACACTGCCTGCACCCGGGCAATGCATGAGCTGCATGTCTATTCTGTTGGCGAGATGAGTCGTTTTCTAAGAGGTCTTTCACCTGATACGTATATCAAGGAAAGCTAA
- a CDS encoding ABC transporter substrate-binding protein — protein sequence MKRLDGIYTKRILAAVMVAGLVLGTTACGNSNQATQGNSGGTHQSTTQEVNLKKLRAGYLNVMDDAQMMLAHEAGLYKKHGLDVEMQMFNSGTDLIKAIVGGQLDAGVLGFTNALTWLDKGADIKIVGGAQMGFHSMLVRKDSGIKSLSDLKGKSVASQQQGSTADIVLNGVVWKKAGITKKDVQMQYVSPSVAIQSLQAGKVDAAFVFEPYDSIARLTSPVEQIYEIGKEWPFPCMVVITSGKMTKENRDVVYKMLDAQKEAIEMLRQKPGESAKLIQKHFIKEDTLQTSTGGTVSATKVIEESIKSQQFEWAITPQQIDRMQEISRMMVEQGILKQDIDVKKALDLSWQEQIKK from the coding sequence ATGAAACGTTTAGATGGTATCTATACAAAGCGTATACTGGCTGCAGTGATGGTTGCGGGTTTGGTCTTGGGAACGACAGCGTGCGGGAACAGCAATCAGGCTACCCAAGGGAATTCCGGCGGTACTCACCAGTCGACAACTCAGGAGGTCAATCTGAAGAAACTGCGGGCTGGGTATCTGAATGTGATGGACGATGCCCAGATGATGCTCGCACACGAGGCAGGTCTGTACAAGAAGCACGGTCTTGATGTGGAAATGCAGATGTTTAACAGCGGGACCGACCTGATCAAGGCAATCGTGGGCGGACAGTTGGATGCCGGTGTGCTTGGATTTACCAATGCGCTCACCTGGCTGGACAAAGGAGCAGATATCAAGATTGTGGGCGGAGCGCAGATGGGCTTCCACAGTATGTTGGTCCGTAAAGACAGCGGCATCAAGTCGCTTTCGGATCTCAAAGGCAAGTCGGTGGCTTCCCAGCAGCAAGGAAGCACCGCGGATATTGTTTTGAACGGCGTGGTTTGGAAGAAGGCGGGCATCACCAAGAAAGATGTCCAAATGCAATACGTGTCTCCGTCAGTTGCAATCCAGTCTCTGCAAGCTGGGAAAGTGGATGCCGCATTTGTCTTTGAACCTTATGATTCGATCGCTCGTCTGACCTCTCCGGTAGAGCAAATCTATGAGATCGGAAAGGAATGGCCGTTTCCCTGCATGGTGGTGATTACCTCCGGCAAAATGACCAAGGAAAACCGGGATGTTGTGTACAAAATGCTTGACGCGCAAAAAGAAGCGATTGAGATGTTGCGGCAGAAGCCGGGAGAATCGGCCAAGTTGATCCAGAAACACTTCATCAAGGAGGACACCCTGCAAACCTCGACCGGCGGAACGGTTTCCGCAACCAAGGTGATTGAGGAGTCGATCAAGTCCCAGCAATTCGAATGGGCGATCACGCCGCAGCAAATTGACAGAATGCAGGAAATCTCCAGGATGATGGTCGAACAGGGAATTCTGAAGCAGGACATTGATGTGAAGAAAGCGCTCGATTTGAGCTGGCAGGAACAAATCAAGAAGTAA
- a CDS encoding YrdB family protein, whose product MLIQYSNLVLRFLLELFALVAFGYWGFKIGRGMIVKIGIGIGAPLLAALVWGMFGSPGAPMPVSGLLHLILELTIFGLATAALYTSGHPAMAAIFGLTVVINRLLMYVWGQ is encoded by the coding sequence ATGCTGATACAATACTCGAACCTGGTTTTACGGTTCCTTCTGGAATTGTTTGCCCTAGTCGCGTTTGGTTACTGGGGGTTCAAAATCGGAAGAGGAATGATCGTAAAGATCGGTATAGGGATCGGAGCTCCTCTTCTGGCTGCACTGGTTTGGGGAATGTTCGGATCTCCCGGCGCGCCTATGCCTGTATCCGGGCTATTACACCTGATCCTAGAGTTAACCATTTTCGGTTTAGCAACTGCCGCGCTGTACACTTCCGGCCATCCAGCGATGGCAGCAATCTTCGGGCTGACTGTGGTGATCAACCGACTTTTGATGTATGTATGGGGGCAATGA